The window CGCGTTCGCCGCCGTAGTGCCACTTGTCCAGCGGACGCTGCAGGGCCGACTCGATGAGGTTGGCGTCTCGCACCCCGGGCGATCCCCCGTGCTGCCGGAGCTGGTCCAGGTGGATCGCGTCCACCAGCCGCCGGGAAAGCCAGCGAGGCTCGTCCACCGGGCTACTTCGCGAGCTCCCGCAGCGCGTTCCGGTACTTCTTCGCGCCGCGGCGGTAGACGGACATCATCTCCTCGAACTCCGGGTCGAACGGGATCAACTCGATTCCGTTCTCCGTGCGCACGAGCGCGAGCTCGTCGCCGTTCTGGACGTTCAGCTCCTCCAGGACGTCCCTGGGGAGGATCACGCCGCTGGAGGTGCCGATGGGGCGAACTTTGGTCCTGTGTGTCATCGTACGGTTCTCCTGAACGATGTGCCCTCTACTCCTTCAATTATAATGCCGATTGTTTGGAACCGCCACGATTAGGAGCGGGGGGCGCGCCGCGGGCTCAAGAAGAACCCTCCTCCAGCCGCTCCCGGAGCCGCCGGACCTCGGCCAGGAGTGCGGGCACGTCGTGCCGGGCCAGGGTCATCGC of the Longimicrobiaceae bacterium genome contains:
- a CDS encoding AbrB/MazE/SpoVT family DNA-binding domain-containing protein, producing MTHRTKVRPIGTSSGVILPRDVLEELNVQNGDELALVRTENGIELIPFDPEFEEMMSVYRRGAKKYRNALRELAK